A single genomic interval of Bdellovibrio sp. ArHS harbors:
- a CDS encoding TonB-dependent receptor has product MMNKSKVCGLSLYVLMAVYSGVVFAEGSADTLPTVTIQDSNKTGHLERRTRTQGDSLKALDEEPSVQMQTGGGISSLPVMHGVSSDRVNVKVDGVGVTASCPNHMNPALSYISSFQVEAITAIPGITPVSLGGDSLGGSILVNTQHPGFTSGESRYSGQFSSIYGSNEDYLNLSAHVGFADLSNSVGYYGTDEKARDYKNGKSDIVKRTAYEQNNHSLVYARKLADGTLSFRVGRTAVPKQGFVNQYMDMLENTAMKYNVKYRGLLGTLKSDVSLSHQNVDHYMDKLRDYSSGQMPMYTDSKETNLLAKSHLISSQTSDTSAGVEVNFYSLNDWWTPVSGMGGMSPNNFVNINDGHRDRYAFFVENETQWNSSYSTNIGARVDVVSMDTGRVQGYNNTSNAPADEAYFNSLERNKTDVNYDMTWLNAYQISESQKIVLGLGRKSRSPNLYERYTWAGLQSTLATSNPVRMDMRMINWFGDGNGYVGNINLRPEVSHILSASYFYQSAQGAHIEITPYYSEIQDYIDADLKYISTTGSDTGVRYLQFANHDAIIFGTEASVSWDFLQTESYGAFNIKALTSFTRGYRKDGVSDLYNQMPWNGKLILNQETSKWKNRAEVHMVAAKEDVSGIRNEHKTGAYATADLGTEYKWGTAFTTSLQVLNVFDTQYDLPLGGKDILNGKSPVAGKGRSFVVGLNYDL; this is encoded by the coding sequence ATGATGAATAAATCAAAGGTGTGCGGGTTGTCTTTATACGTTTTAATGGCGGTTTATTCCGGAGTCGTCTTCGCAGAGGGGTCGGCAGACACACTGCCGACCGTGACCATTCAGGATTCAAATAAAACCGGGCATCTTGAACGACGAACACGGACGCAAGGGGATTCGCTCAAAGCTCTTGATGAAGAACCGTCCGTGCAAATGCAGACAGGCGGGGGCATTTCGTCGCTTCCGGTAATGCACGGGGTGTCTTCGGACCGGGTGAATGTGAAGGTTGATGGAGTCGGAGTGACGGCCTCTTGTCCTAATCACATGAATCCTGCTTTAAGTTATATATCTTCTTTTCAAGTGGAAGCGATCACCGCCATTCCAGGAATTACGCCAGTGTCTTTAGGTGGAGACAGTCTGGGGGGAAGTATTTTGGTGAATACTCAACATCCCGGCTTCACATCCGGTGAGTCGCGATACTCTGGGCAGTTTTCCTCGATTTATGGCTCCAATGAAGATTATTTAAATTTATCAGCGCATGTGGGGTTTGCTGATCTGAGCAATTCCGTGGGCTACTATGGAACGGATGAAAAGGCCCGAGACTACAAAAACGGAAAAAGCGATATCGTTAAAAGAACCGCCTATGAACAAAACAACCACAGTCTGGTTTATGCGCGTAAGTTAGCCGACGGGACGCTCTCGTTTCGGGTCGGGCGAACGGCGGTGCCCAAGCAGGGCTTCGTCAATCAATACATGGACATGCTTGAAAACACGGCGATGAAGTACAATGTAAAATACCGGGGGCTTCTTGGCACGCTAAAGAGTGACGTCTCGTTAAGCCATCAAAACGTCGATCACTATATGGATAAGCTTCGTGATTATAGCTCGGGTCAAATGCCGATGTATACGGACTCTAAAGAGACCAACTTGCTTGCAAAATCTCATCTTATTTCATCGCAGACCTCTGACACTTCCGCAGGCGTGGAGGTGAATTTTTACTCCCTGAATGACTGGTGGACGCCGGTTTCGGGGATGGGCGGCATGTCGCCGAATAACTTCGTAAATATCAATGATGGCCATCGCGACAGATATGCCTTTTTTGTCGAGAATGAAACCCAGTGGAACTCTTCGTACAGTACGAATATAGGGGCGCGGGTCGATGTGGTGAGTATGGATACGGGCCGTGTTCAGGGATATAACAATACCAGCAATGCGCCAGCCGATGAGGCCTACTTCAACAGTCTGGAACGAAATAAAACGGATGTGAATTACGATATGACGTGGTTGAACGCGTATCAGATTTCAGAATCACAAAAGATAGTCCTGGGGCTGGGTCGTAAGTCCCGCTCTCCGAATCTGTATGAACGTTATACGTGGGCGGGCTTACAGTCGACACTGGCGACGTCCAATCCCGTACGTATGGACATGCGAATGATTAACTGGTTTGGTGATGGGAATGGTTATGTCGGAAATATAAATTTGCGACCTGAAGTCTCGCACATCCTTAGCGCCAGCTACTTTTATCAGTCCGCACAAGGAGCACACATCGAGATCACTCCTTATTACTCTGAAATTCAAGATTACATCGACGCGGATTTAAAATACATCTCGACAACGGGAAGTGATACGGGCGTTCGCTATTTACAGTTTGCAAATCATGATGCGATCATTTTTGGAACAGAGGCTTCAGTCTCTTGGGATTTCCTGCAAACAGAAAGCTATGGTGCTTTCAATATCAAAGCTCTTACCAGTTTTACTCGCGGCTATCGCAAGGATGGCGTGTCGGACTTATACAATCAGATGCCTTGGAATGGTAAGTTGATTCTAAATCAGGAAACCTCCAAGTGGAAAAACAGAGCGGAAGTGCACATGGTGGCCGCGAAAGAAGATGTCTCGGGGATCAGAAACGAGCATAAAACCGGCGCCTATGCGACCGCGGACTTGGGGACTGAATACAAATGGGGGACTGCCTTCACGACGTCTTTGCAGGTCCTTAATGTGTTCGATACTCAATACGATCTGCCCTTGGGAGGTAAAGATATTTTAAACGGAAAATCCCCTGTGGCCGGGAAAGGTCGGTCCTTTGTGGTGGGCTTGAACTACGACTTGTAG
- a CDS encoding MOSC N-terminal beta barrel domain-containing protein has protein sequence MQQKESILGMKIEELFIYPIKSARAQSVKEMKITSEGPEGDRQWMLVDENGKFLSQRTVPKLATIEVFQDETSLTVGFQKMFFKISKKNSWQRRITVQVWNDSFEAALEPDLYSQGISQYLGVNCRLVRYAPFSQRRVRSVNEESWQPEVRFADGRPLSLLNLKSLEDLNARLAEPVPLDRFRANIVFSGPQAFVEDQWSRIRIGEVIFSQPKKCTRCSIITIDQKTGEKTGPEPLKTLSTYRKEERGVVFGALWIPENEGIIRSNDPIEIL, from the coding sequence ATGCAACAAAAAGAAAGCATCTTAGGTATGAAAATCGAAGAGCTTTTTATTTATCCCATTAAATCCGCCCGGGCACAAAGTGTGAAAGAAATGAAAATCACGTCGGAAGGGCCGGAGGGGGACCGCCAGTGGATGTTGGTGGATGAAAATGGCAAGTTCTTATCACAAAGAACGGTTCCGAAGCTGGCGACCATTGAGGTTTTTCAGGACGAGACTTCTTTGACCGTAGGTTTTCAGAAGATGTTTTTTAAAATTTCCAAGAAGAATTCTTGGCAAAGAAGAATCACCGTTCAAGTTTGGAATGACAGTTTTGAAGCGGCACTGGAGCCGGATTTATACTCGCAGGGAATTTCTCAGTACTTGGGCGTGAACTGTAGGCTGGTTCGATACGCGCCTTTTTCGCAGCGTCGAGTGCGTTCTGTCAATGAAGAGTCCTGGCAACCCGAGGTGCGTTTTGCCGACGGACGTCCTTTGTCCCTGCTTAATTTAAAAAGTTTGGAAGACCTTAATGCCAGATTGGCAGAGCCGGTCCCTTTGGATCGTTTTCGTGCGAATATTGTTTTCAGCGGTCCGCAGGCTTTTGTCGAAGACCAATGGAGTCGCATACGCATTGGTGAAGTGATTTTTTCTCAACCTAAAAAGTGCACGCGCTGTTCGATCATTACTATTGATCAGAAGACCGGCGAAAAGACCGGACCTGAACCTCTTAAGACTTTATCGACTTATCGCAAAGAAGAAAGAGGAGTTGTGTTCGGTGCACTCTGGATTCCTGAAAACGAGGGGATCATCCGAAGCAACGATCCCATTGAGATTTTATAA
- a CDS encoding helix-turn-helix transcriptional regulator, which translates to MSLTQSLRRILDDRKITVAQLARQSGVPAKTIYHWLAGQQPRKIEHLFRICDTLHLTMEELYGRTKKDPPLHLSSARLNEQINAGIFEVILRPYGKCQDDA; encoded by the coding sequence ATGAGCCTGACTCAAAGTTTACGTCGCATCCTGGATGATCGAAAGATCACCGTAGCTCAATTGGCTCGCCAATCGGGAGTGCCCGCCAAAACAATCTATCACTGGCTGGCAGGTCAGCAGCCGCGCAAGATAGAGCATCTTTTTCGTATTTGCGACACGCTTCATCTGACGATGGAAGAGCTTTATGGACGCACCAAGAAAGATCCGCCTCTACACCTAAGCTCGGCGCGCCTGAACGAACAAATCAATGCGGGAATATTTGAAGTCATTCTACGCCCCTATGGAAAGTGCCAGGATGATGCATGA
- a CDS encoding deoxyhypusine synthase family protein — protein MGPITQFIDHHYRHFNAAALKDAAKGYKKHIDNKGQMLVTLAGAMSTAELGLSLAEMIRQGKVHAISCTGANLEEDVFNLVAHNHYERIPNYRDLTPQDEQKLLEKHLNRVTDTCIPEEEAIRRIENVVLEYWQDADKKGESYFPHEFMYKILLSGKLEQYYQIDPKNSWLLAAAEKNLPMVVPGWEDSTLGNIFAGHCIKGDVKKSTTVKGGIEYMKTWAEWYMGASKAAPVGFFQIGGGIAGDFPICVVPMLEQDLGHEDVPLWSYFCQISDSTTSYGSYSGAIPNEKITWGKLAPTTPSYIVESDATICAPLIFGYVLGW, from the coding sequence ATGGGACCAATTACTCAGTTTATCGATCATCATTATCGCCACTTCAATGCGGCGGCACTTAAAGACGCTGCTAAAGGTTACAAAAAGCACATCGATAACAAAGGCCAAATGCTGGTGACACTTGCGGGCGCTATGTCGACGGCAGAATTGGGTCTTTCTTTGGCTGAAATGATCCGCCAAGGAAAAGTTCACGCTATCTCTTGCACAGGTGCCAACCTTGAAGAAGATGTATTCAACTTGGTTGCGCATAATCACTACGAGCGTATTCCGAACTACCGCGACTTGACTCCTCAAGATGAACAAAAGCTTTTGGAAAAGCATTTAAATCGCGTGACTGACACTTGCATTCCTGAAGAAGAGGCGATTCGCCGTATTGAAAACGTTGTTTTGGAATATTGGCAAGACGCTGATAAAAAAGGCGAGTCTTATTTCCCGCACGAGTTCATGTACAAAATTCTTCTTTCTGGAAAACTTGAACAGTACTACCAGATTGATCCGAAAAATTCTTGGTTGTTGGCGGCGGCGGAAAAGAATCTTCCGATGGTTGTTCCAGGTTGGGAAGACTCTACATTGGGCAACATCTTTGCTGGTCACTGCATTAAAGGCGACGTGAAAAAATCCACCACAGTCAAAGGTGGTATTGAGTACATGAAAACTTGGGCTGAGTGGTACATGGGTGCTTCAAAGGCGGCTCCTGTAGGCTTCTTCCAAATCGGTGGCGGTATTGCAGGCGATTTCCCGATCTGCGTGGTGCCGATGCTTGAGCAGGATTTAGGACACGAAGATGTTCCTTTGTGGAGCTACTTCTGTCAGATCTCTGACTCGACAACTTCTTACGGTTCTTATTCCGGTGCTATTCCCAATGAAAAAATCACTTGGGGTAAATTGGCTCCGACAACACCGAGCTACATCGTTGAATCTGACGCCACAATCTGTGCGCCGTTGATTTTCGGTTACGTATTAGGTTGGTAA
- a CDS encoding class I SAM-dependent methyltransferase has product MKLKIPYQDKITLGYSLARSAHFAAQQFSLPIFEFLTTGKRRHPQSLELAKMKRAYAELYQLLKKDADNIQHGYYPIDVLKPENLTEHFRRYPRIIMDGYQIAKRRTDKRNKDFGDEANEFLKELPEYYQRNFHFQTGGYLTKQSADLYEHQVEILFSGAADAMRRLIIPLVKDIYPGQGEGLHFLEVAAGTGRLTRFMKLAFPKARITVLDLSYPYLKKAQDNLHDFARVDFVQGAAEDLPFQAGKFDLVYSCFLFHELPLEIRRQAIAEAYRVLKEGGVCGFVDSVQKEDAKDFDWALEQFPVDFHEPFYKNYTVNPMEGLLSYQGFEKIRKDQGFFAKAVVAQKPFSA; this is encoded by the coding sequence ATGAAGCTCAAGATTCCATACCAGGATAAAATCACTCTGGGATATTCTTTGGCTCGGTCCGCTCACTTTGCGGCCCAGCAGTTTTCACTGCCGATTTTTGAATTTCTGACGACTGGCAAAAGAAGGCATCCACAGTCTTTAGAATTGGCGAAAATGAAACGGGCATATGCGGAACTTTATCAGTTGTTAAAAAAAGACGCCGACAATATTCAACACGGTTACTATCCCATTGACGTACTAAAACCAGAAAATTTGACCGAACATTTTCGCCGTTATCCGCGAATCATCATGGATGGCTATCAAATTGCGAAGCGTCGCACAGACAAAAGAAATAAGGACTTTGGTGACGAAGCCAATGAATTCCTGAAAGAGCTGCCGGAATACTACCAGCGTAATTTTCACTTTCAAACCGGCGGTTATCTGACCAAACAATCCGCAGACCTTTACGAACATCAGGTGGAAATTCTTTTTTCTGGCGCGGCCGATGCCATGCGCCGATTGATTATACCTCTGGTGAAAGACATCTATCCGGGACAAGGGGAAGGGTTGCATTTTCTGGAAGTGGCTGCGGGGACGGGGCGCCTGACTCGCTTTATGAAACTGGCGTTTCCAAAGGCGCGAATCACCGTCTTGGATTTAAGTTATCCCTATTTGAAAAAGGCCCAAGACAATTTACATGATTTTGCTCGGGTGGATTTCGTGCAAGGGGCCGCCGAGGACTTGCCGTTTCAAGCGGGCAAGTTTGATCTGGTTTATTCTTGTTTTCTTTTTCACGAGTTGCCTTTGGAAATTCGTCGACAAGCCATTGCAGAAGCTTATCGAGTTTTAAAAGAGGGTGGTGTCTGTGGTTTTGTCGACTCTGTGCAAAAAGAAGACGCCAAGGATTTCGATTGGGCCTTAGAGCAATTCCCTGTGGATTTTCATGAACCTTTTTACAAGAACTACACGGTGAATCCCATGGAGGGTTTGTTGTCCTATCAGGGCTTTGAGAAAATCCGCAAAGATCAGGGTTTTTTTGCCAAAGCCGTTGTCGCGCAAAAGCCATTCTCTGCTTGA
- a CDS encoding tRNA threonylcarbamoyladenosine dehydratase has translation MNQTPDQQNLQTNLPQPQETEYVLHRRFDRMGRLVGDEVMKKLFNTHVMVIGLGGVGSWAAESLARSGVGKLTVVDFDEVCITNANRQLHALQGLVGKKKAEVMGERLRKINPQNTVNVIPEFYNEENSEMMLSCKPDYIVDAIDNMTAKAHLLATCKERGIKIITSGGSAAKMDPLRIKLKDLGETYADPMAASIRKILRQKYNFPDKKKFGIPCVFSDEIPRLPEELKYDNGQGFKCVCPTKSSLHGCDNRNIIHGTASFVTGSFGLAMASYIVNEIYASVKNPEVQP, from the coding sequence ATGAACCAAACTCCTGACCAACAAAACCTACAAACGAATCTGCCACAACCTCAGGAAACAGAATATGTTCTGCACCGTCGCTTTGACCGGATGGGACGCTTGGTGGGTGATGAGGTGATGAAGAAGCTTTTCAACACGCACGTGATGGTCATCGGTTTGGGTGGTGTAGGTTCTTGGGCCGCGGAATCTTTGGCGCGCTCAGGTGTTGGTAAGCTTACGGTGGTGGATTTTGATGAAGTTTGTATCACCAACGCCAATCGTCAGTTGCACGCCTTGCAAGGTCTGGTGGGCAAGAAGAAGGCCGAGGTTATGGGCGAACGCCTTCGCAAAATCAATCCTCAGAACACTGTGAACGTCATTCCGGAGTTTTACAATGAAGAGAACTCGGAAATGATGTTGTCGTGCAAGCCTGACTATATCGTGGATGCGATCGATAATATGACTGCGAAAGCACATCTTTTGGCAACGTGCAAAGAGCGCGGAATTAAAATTATCACTTCGGGTGGTTCGGCCGCAAAAATGGATCCACTTCGAATCAAGCTGAAAGATTTAGGGGAAACTTATGCGGACCCCATGGCCGCTTCGATTCGCAAGATTTTGCGTCAGAAGTATAATTTCCCGGATAAGAAGAAGTTCGGCATTCCTTGCGTTTTTTCGGATGAAATTCCACGTCTGCCTGAAGAATTGAAGTATGACAATGGCCAGGGCTTTAAATGCGTTTGTCCGACAAAAAGCAGTCTGCATGGGTGTGACAATCGTAACATCATTCATGGCACGGCCAGCTTCGTGACAGGTTCTTTTGGACTTGCGATGGCGTCGTATATCGTGAATGAGATTTATGCGTCCGTGAAAAATCCAGAGGTGCAGCCATGA
- a CDS encoding TatD family hydrolase, which produces MVGFGFWIDAHGHLADPRWAGLQDALIEEARGKGIHFFMQGGVGPEDWVRQQELKKRHPRHIGLCFGLHPYWVAEHDEDACEEALNQLAVALPEALALGEMGLDFRPHIMKESRERQLDVFAQQIELAHFSQKPMVLHLVQAHEESLKLLDLYGVPQQKGMVHSFNGSAAKARDFLNRGLYLSIGGPVCRPDNKKLHQAVKEMPLEYLLIESDSPDQPPPAYKDGLNPPESIWEVARTIGELKSLDPLEILDITTGNFHRLIGKQTETP; this is translated from the coding sequence ATGGTTGGTTTTGGATTTTGGATCGATGCACATGGACACCTTGCGGACCCCCGGTGGGCGGGCCTGCAAGACGCGCTGATAGAAGAAGCGCGGGGCAAAGGCATTCACTTCTTTATGCAAGGAGGTGTGGGGCCTGAAGACTGGGTTCGCCAGCAAGAACTTAAGAAACGTCATCCCCGTCATATCGGCCTGTGCTTCGGACTGCACCCTTATTGGGTGGCGGAGCATGATGAAGACGCCTGTGAAGAGGCTCTTAATCAGCTTGCGGTGGCCTTGCCAGAGGCTTTGGCCTTAGGGGAAATGGGACTGGATTTCAGACCTCATATTATGAAAGAGTCGCGGGAGCGACAGCTTGATGTCTTCGCGCAGCAGATTGAACTGGCGCATTTTTCGCAAAAACCGATGGTTCTTCACTTAGTACAGGCCCACGAGGAAAGTTTAAAACTTCTAGACCTGTATGGCGTACCCCAACAAAAAGGTATGGTACATTCTTTCAATGGCAGTGCGGCGAAGGCGCGGGATTTTCTAAACAGAGGCCTGTATCTTTCCATCGGCGGGCCGGTGTGCCGTCCTGATAACAAGAAATTGCATCAGGCCGTGAAAGAAATGCCCCTGGAATATCTTCTGATTGAAAGTGACAGCCCCGATCAACCTCCTCCGGCCTATAAAGACGGTTTGAATCCTCCGGAAAGCATTTGGGAGGTGGCAAGAACTATAGGGGAGTTAAAATCACTTGATCCTCTGGAAATATTAGATATCACTACGGGTAATTTTCACAGACTGATAGGGAAACAAACGGAGACTCCATGA
- a CDS encoding DedA family protein, giving the protein MEFANEPIFQWMSQFAYQPGTVYAALVGMMMLSAVGFPLPEEVTLISVGILAFMGAHPQHFPPPFPGAPVVNVHTASIIAFTAVVAADFIIYLIGRVFGRKMLYHPRVRKFFPEHMMKRVEEWTHKYGAYACGIFRFTPGLRFPGHLACGMLRYPAWKFIVIDGVAALISVPTQIYLLAHYGEPILKYLRQFKLVVFAIIGLLIVYFVARKLRAKWLQRAAENNG; this is encoded by the coding sequence TTGGAATTTGCTAACGAGCCCATATTTCAATGGATGTCGCAATTCGCCTACCAACCCGGTACGGTTTACGCGGCATTAGTTGGTATGATGATGCTTTCGGCTGTGGGTTTTCCTTTGCCGGAAGAAGTGACCCTGATCAGTGTAGGGATTTTGGCCTTCATGGGGGCGCATCCTCAACATTTTCCGCCGCCGTTTCCTGGCGCTCCGGTTGTCAATGTTCATACCGCTTCGATTATTGCTTTCACCGCCGTGGTGGCCGCCGATTTCATTATTTATCTGATAGGGCGGGTCTTCGGACGAAAGATGCTTTATCACCCACGGGTGCGTAAGTTTTTTCCTGAGCACATGATGAAGCGTGTGGAAGAGTGGACACATAAATACGGTGCTTATGCCTGTGGGATTTTCCGCTTTACACCCGGCCTTCGTTTCCCGGGGCACCTTGCCTGCGGTATGCTTCGTTATCCCGCGTGGAAGTTCATCGTGATCGATGGTGTGGCGGCTTTGATCAGCGTGCCCACGCAGATCTATCTTTTGGCCCATTACGGCGAACCTATTCTTAAATATCTTCGTCAATTTAAGCTGGTCGTTTTTGCCATCATCGGATTGTTGATTGTTTATTTTGTCGCAAGAAAACTGCGAGCCAAGTGGTTGCAGCGTGCCGCTGAAAACAATGGATAG
- a CDS encoding RluA family pseudouridine synthase, translating into MQSARGFEYGVRHIISPQSGGLIDVLLSTLHLDRTEIEFLLGLGSIYLNHKRVKENSSVSAGDYLRVHTKPRRFPVANLRWQERVIFDDENFLVANKISGIPVHASVDNDQEHLQNYLSQALGYELFVTHRLDVPTRGLIVFAKNLHFQSEFNKLLVQREMTKIYKAVVEGQSLQTGILTHYMEPSPRAPKTVSRQFQPGWQDCVLEILNMDVLADNRSELKIHLLTGRTHQIRAQLGCEKHPIVGDHTYGAAKISTEEKIELEAHELAFTNPLTLQKHSFTL; encoded by the coding sequence ATGCAGAGTGCCAGAGGTTTTGAATATGGAGTAAGACACATAATAAGTCCTCAGTCGGGAGGACTTATTGATGTTTTATTAAGCACTTTGCACCTCGACCGGACTGAGATCGAATTTTTGCTGGGTCTTGGATCTATTTACTTGAACCACAAACGAGTTAAAGAAAATTCCTCGGTTTCTGCTGGCGACTATCTGCGCGTGCACACCAAGCCTCGCCGTTTTCCAGTCGCGAATCTGCGCTGGCAAGAACGCGTGATCTTTGATGACGAAAATTTTTTAGTGGCTAATAAAATCTCAGGCATTCCGGTTCACGCCAGCGTCGACAACGATCAAGAACATCTGCAAAACTATCTGAGTCAGGCGCTGGGATACGAGCTCTTTGTCACTCATCGGCTGGACGTACCGACACGAGGTTTGATCGTCTTCGCCAAGAATCTGCACTTTCAAAGCGAATTCAACAAACTGCTCGTGCAGCGCGAGATGACCAAAATCTATAAAGCGGTCGTCGAGGGCCAGAGTCTGCAAACGGGAATTCTGACTCATTATATGGAGCCTTCTCCCCGCGCCCCCAAAACGGTGTCGCGGCAGTTCCAACCTGGCTGGCAAGACTGTGTTCTGGAAATTCTGAATATGGATGTGCTTGCCGACAACCGCAGTGAACTTAAAATTCATTTACTTACGGGACGAACACATCAGATTCGGGCCCAATTGGGCTGCGAAAAACATCCGATTGTAGGCGATCACACCTATGGGGCTGCAAAAATCAGTACAGAAGAAAAAATCGAACTGGAAGCCCATGAGCTTGCGTTCACCAATCCCCTGACTCTGCAAAAGCATTCTTTCACATTATAA
- a CDS encoding endonuclease/exonuclease/phosphatase family protein, translated as MKNLRLIQKLILCIALLTLAGCAVSFKKEKWDLPPKAADEVSVMSFNVENLFDTVKTPGHNDETYMPLSAKNADPKLREACVKNNDSSYRRNECLGTDWSEAALNKKLANVAKVILGVDGKGPDALMIMEIESDVVLHKLNTEYLKDAGYTTEVIIDGPDKRGINLAFLSRMPVVGKPVLHPIPWKPKEEKDREWMERSRRILEVTVKAPNGDPITFMAAHFPSQANPTYWRQQIATFAVELMKAKGPDAMVVFGGDLNITHEEEEKNHIFRDIFQQGGAVSHFVGCKECPGTHNYRKSWSFLDAHIYSKALLADGKGSYQMLPNTIDVIRYDDVHLSKGKYPKRWDYDKMEGVADHFPLYVRLKQRSEAKNPVQEEVPAKTPAKESKKAKGKK; from the coding sequence ATGAAAAATTTACGACTTATTCAAAAACTCATCCTTTGCATCGCGCTTTTAACCCTGGCGGGTTGCGCAGTTTCCTTTAAAAAAGAAAAATGGGACCTTCCGCCCAAAGCTGCTGACGAAGTGAGCGTGATGTCCTTCAACGTCGAAAACCTTTTCGACACAGTCAAAACCCCTGGTCACAATGATGAGACCTATATGCCGCTTTCGGCGAAAAACGCCGACCCTAAACTGCGCGAGGCCTGTGTCAAAAACAATGACAGTTCCTATCGCCGTAACGAGTGTTTGGGAACCGACTGGAGCGAAGCAGCCCTCAATAAAAAACTAGCTAACGTCGCCAAAGTGATTTTAGGTGTCGACGGTAAGGGACCTGATGCGCTGATGATCATGGAAATCGAAAGTGACGTGGTCCTGCATAAACTAAACACGGAATATCTTAAGGACGCCGGCTATACCACAGAAGTGATTATCGATGGGCCGGATAAACGCGGTATCAATCTGGCGTTTTTGTCCCGTATGCCTGTTGTCGGTAAACCGGTTTTGCATCCCATCCCCTGGAAACCAAAAGAAGAAAAGGATCGTGAATGGATGGAGCGTTCGCGCCGCATCCTGGAAGTCACGGTCAAAGCCCCTAATGGCGATCCCATTACATTTATGGCGGCCCACTTCCCTTCTCAAGCCAACCCCACTTACTGGCGCCAGCAAATCGCCACTTTCGCTGTGGAGCTGATGAAAGCCAAAGGGCCCGATGCCATGGTGGTATTCGGAGGTGACTTGAATATCACTCACGAAGAAGAAGAAAAGAATCACATCTTCCGCGATATCTTCCAACAAGGCGGCGCGGTTTCTCACTTCGTCGGCTGTAAAGAATGTCCCGGAACACACAACTATCGTAAATCATGGTCCTTCCTAGATGCGCACATTTATAGCAAAGCTCTCCTTGCCGATGGCAAAGGCAGCTACCAAATGCTTCCGAATACCATCGATGTGATTCGCTACGATGATGTGCATCTTTCCAAAGGAAAATACCCCAAGCGCTGGGACTACGACAAAATGGAAGGCGTGGCCGATCACTTCCCTCTTTATGTTCGTTTGAAACAACGAAGTGAGGCCAAAAACCCGGTGCAAGAAGAAGTTCCCGCGAAGACCCCTGCCAAGGAGTCAAAGAAAGCCAAGGGTAAAAAGTAA